The following proteins are encoded in a genomic region of Rhizobium sp. ZPR4:
- a CDS encoding FAD-dependent monooxygenase codes for MCPIEDRAATINRAASPEATIGICGAGIGGLVLALRLARLGFRPILFEARSREAALSEGEFLTLASNGMNGLRAVDCYEEVLGQGLETRAIELCNARGKRLALVDQSDHLATFGTPAVTIKRGVLTGILIEKCQADGIAMQFGRRVTKVENHAHAVTLNFFEGTGLAVDLLVAADGLRSFVRTQAFPDYPLPQFTGLIGTGGIVDADIPDTDGIMRMTFGEKAFFGYIKTASHPVYWFDSFPADTPDAVRFLEPTALAAHVRQMHADDPEPNRSILQAVGKIERSYPIFDMPQLPAWSSGRIVMLGDAAHAIGPHAGQGASMAIEDAVVLSACLADTLDYGAAFARYEALRRPRIARVVKLTRQNASRKRKDSRLSLFLRDLLLPLFIPISVRAGRKLFAYRVDLEPLGTKDGAEYAKQNRQDAA; via the coding sequence ATGTGCCCCATTGAAGACCGCGCTGCAACCATCAATCGAGCAGCAAGCCCGGAGGCGACGATCGGCATATGCGGTGCCGGCATTGGCGGGCTTGTGCTTGCGCTGCGGCTGGCAAGGCTCGGCTTTCGTCCGATACTGTTCGAAGCTCGCTCCAGAGAGGCCGCCTTGTCCGAAGGGGAGTTTCTGACGCTCGCATCCAACGGCATGAACGGGCTGCGGGCGGTGGACTGCTACGAAGAAGTATTGGGCCAGGGATTGGAGACCCGCGCCATCGAGCTCTGCAATGCGCGCGGCAAGAGGCTCGCCCTCGTCGACCAGAGCGACCATTTGGCGACATTCGGCACACCCGCCGTCACCATCAAGCGCGGCGTTCTGACCGGCATCCTGATCGAGAAATGCCAGGCCGACGGCATTGCCATGCAATTTGGCCGGCGTGTGACCAAGGTGGAAAATCATGCGCATGCCGTGACGCTCAACTTTTTCGAAGGGACCGGTCTTGCCGTTGACCTGCTTGTCGCCGCCGACGGACTGCGATCCTTCGTCCGCACACAAGCGTTTCCGGACTATCCCCTACCACAATTTACCGGCCTGATCGGCACCGGCGGCATCGTCGATGCGGACATCCCGGATACGGATGGCATAATGCGCATGACCTTCGGAGAGAAGGCCTTCTTCGGTTATATCAAAACGGCATCGCATCCCGTGTACTGGTTCGATTCCTTCCCAGCCGACACGCCTGATGCGGTCCGCTTCCTGGAACCAACGGCACTCGCCGCTCACGTTCGCCAGATGCATGCCGACGATCCCGAACCCAACAGATCGATCCTTCAGGCGGTCGGTAAGATCGAACGCAGCTATCCCATCTTCGACATGCCGCAACTGCCCGCCTGGTCAAGCGGTCGCATAGTGATGCTCGGCGACGCCGCACATGCGATCGGCCCACATGCCGGCCAAGGCGCATCGATGGCCATTGAAGATGCTGTTGTTCTGTCCGCCTGCCTGGCAGACACGCTCGACTATGGCGCTGCCTTTGCCCGTTACGAAGCCCTGCGACGCCCGCGTATTGCGCGCGTGGTGAAGCTCACCCGGCAAAATGCGTCGAGGAAGCGGAAAGACAGTCGGCTCAGCCTGTTTCTAAGGGACCTGCTTTTGCCCCTGTTCATTCCGATAAGCGTCAGGGCCGGTCGCAAACTATTTGCCTATCGCGTGGACCTCGAACCGTTGGGCACGAAAGACGGCGCGGAGTACGCCAAACAAAACCGGCAGGACGCGGCCTGA
- a CDS encoding beta-N-acetylhexosaminidase, giving the protein MLMSTPRSLALRLETTWNPPADGKEFSYVLRLKNLSSEPLSGFALCVSGPGRVDPAGVVEGATVTRRLSNFTEFQPPEGFVLAGGETWTITVHALSWPFRHWTDGATSAYLALPDGTAVSLAAEPTRTSSSNAPLKRGAEIYPVPASPPVPLAIIPWPNHVAVSSRRPLPAGFVLKADTPAAQAAAASFTALVEHLFAAEGLVRPEAEGAMPVELRVVEGLGPEAYKVTFSPQAITVEASAQTGFVYGLVTIGQIWRGARLHPQAFHFPATGEIVDEPSMSWRGLHLDVSRQFYATAEIKKLMAVLAWNKLNRFHWHLSDDESWRVEIDAYPALTETGAWRGHGLPLPPLLGSSPARTGGYYTKVAVREIVAYAKGFGIEILPEIDMPGHCYAMQQAIPELRDPNEVGSYYSVQGFPDNCINPAREKTYEVIETILSELIELFPFKTIHIGADEVPLGAWSGSPEALAQLRELAGDEIADAHARRLNVITNTHGADDIHGSGAAVLQAEFLERIQAFLASKGCVTGGWEEAAHGDRIDKDKSYLCSWRNVEVAAELAGRGYEIVVCPGQVYYLDMAMRPDWDEPGGSWAGYSDAEKIYTFDPVGGWTDVQKEKLRGIQACIWSEPMTDRAVFDRLVFPRLSALAETGWTKPSAKSWERFKALAGTMPLLYGLYQF; this is encoded by the coding sequence ATGCTGATGTCCACACCGCGATCCCTGGCTCTGCGGCTTGAAACAACCTGGAATCCGCCAGCCGACGGCAAGGAATTTTCCTATGTCCTGCGGCTGAAGAACCTTTCCTCGGAGCCGCTTTCGGGCTTCGCGCTCTGCGTCAGTGGTCCCGGCCGCGTCGACCCGGCCGGCGTCGTCGAAGGCGCGACGGTGACCAGGCGGCTTTCCAACTTTACCGAATTCCAGCCGCCGGAAGGCTTCGTGCTGGCTGGCGGCGAGACCTGGACCATCACGGTCCATGCTCTCAGCTGGCCATTCCGCCACTGGACGGATGGCGCCACCAGCGCCTATCTCGCGCTGCCCGATGGCACCGCCGTATCGCTCGCCGCCGAACCGACGCGCACCTCGTCGAGCAATGCGCCATTGAAGCGCGGTGCCGAAATCTATCCCGTTCCGGCCAGTCCCCCGGTTCCGCTGGCAATCATTCCCTGGCCGAACCATGTTGCCGTTTCCTCCCGCCGTCCGCTGCCGGCAGGCTTTGTGCTTAAGGCGGATACGCCGGCAGCGCAGGCAGCCGCCGCAAGCTTCACGGCGCTCGTCGAGCATCTTTTCGCCGCTGAAGGCCTTGTGCGTCCAGAGGCCGAAGGGGCCATGCCTGTAGAGCTGCGGGTTGTCGAGGGCCTTGGCCCGGAGGCCTATAAGGTGACGTTCTCGCCGCAGGCGATCACAGTCGAGGCAAGCGCCCAGACCGGCTTCGTCTATGGCCTAGTGACTATTGGCCAGATCTGGCGCGGCGCGCGCCTGCATCCACAGGCTTTCCATTTCCCGGCCACAGGCGAGATTGTCGACGAACCATCCATGAGCTGGCGCGGCCTGCATCTCGACGTCTCCCGACAGTTCTACGCGACTGCGGAAATCAAGAAGCTGATGGCGGTCCTCGCCTGGAACAAGCTCAACCGCTTCCATTGGCACCTGTCGGACGACGAATCCTGGCGCGTGGAGATCGATGCCTATCCGGCATTGACCGAGACTGGTGCATGGCGCGGTCATGGCCTGCCTTTGCCGCCGCTTCTTGGCTCCAGCCCCGCCCGCACCGGTGGCTATTACACCAAGGTGGCTGTGCGCGAGATCGTCGCTTATGCCAAGGGCTTCGGCATCGAGATCCTGCCCGAGATCGATATGCCCGGCCATTGCTATGCCATGCAGCAGGCGATCCCCGAGCTTCGCGACCCGAACGAGGTCGGCAGCTATTATTCGGTTCAGGGTTTCCCGGACAATTGCATCAATCCCGCGCGCGAGAAGACCTATGAGGTCATCGAGACGATCCTCTCCGAACTGATTGAGCTCTTTCCGTTCAAGACCATTCATATCGGTGCCGATGAAGTGCCGCTCGGCGCCTGGTCCGGATCGCCGGAGGCCTTGGCGCAGCTGCGCGAACTCGCCGGCGACGAGATTGCTGATGCCCATGCCAGGCGCCTGAACGTCATCACCAATACGCACGGGGCCGATGATATTCATGGTTCCGGCGCGGCGGTCCTTCAGGCCGAATTCCTGGAACGCATCCAGGCGTTTCTCGCCTCGAAGGGTTGCGTGACCGGCGGTTGGGAAGAGGCGGCGCATGGCGACAGGATCGACAAGGACAAGAGCTATCTTTGCAGCTGGCGCAATGTCGAAGTGGCTGCCGAGCTCGCTGGACGTGGCTACGAGATCGTCGTTTGCCCGGGTCAGGTCTACTATCTCGACATGGCGATGCGCCCCGATTGGGACGAGCCGGGCGGCAGCTGGGCCGGCTATTCCGACGCGGAGAAGATCTACACCTTCGACCCCGTAGGCGGCTGGACGGATGTGCAGAAGGAAAAACTTCGCGGCATCCAGGCCTGCATCTGGTCGGAGCCGATGACGGACCGCGCCGTTTTCGACCGGCTCGTTTTCCCGCGCCTCTCGGCACTTGCCGAAACGGGCTGGACCAAGCCCTCGGCCAAATCCTGGGAGCGGTTCAAGGCGCTGGCAGGCACGATGCCGCTGCTTTACGGCCTGTATCAATTTTGA
- a CDS encoding cytochrome c: MMKKLSILIAFGALSVSANAAFADSTDLADRVINGRYQAVLGDCSACHTKQGGQPFAGGEALQTPFGALVPPNITPDRETGIGNWSEADFIRMMKTGTGHNGIRLYPAMPYPAYSKMSDRDLSDMWAYLTTLQPVKNKVLANQLPFPLNIRLSMWGWNLLNFDPAPFVPDEKQTAEWNRGAYLVQGPGHCATCHSPKSFLGADKDSQFLQGASLQGWYAPNITGDPHIGIGAWSEDEIVTYLKTGSTDKTIASGPMAEAVAQSTSQMKDADLKAIAVYLKSLSAGSSDKPAPLKADDGRMVAGAAIYHDTCSACHGMNGKGAMPLFPALAGNSLVQQPSAETLAHVVLAGSQGAYTSSKQTTPAMPSFAWRLNDQQVSDVLTYVRNSWGNAAAPVSAGDVSNIRGNAQD; this comes from the coding sequence ATGATGAAGAAACTCTCCATTCTGATCGCATTCGGCGCCCTCTCGGTATCGGCGAACGCCGCTTTTGCAGACTCCACCGATCTTGCGGATCGAGTCATCAATGGCCGCTACCAGGCGGTTCTCGGCGACTGTTCCGCCTGCCACACGAAGCAGGGCGGTCAGCCTTTTGCCGGCGGCGAAGCCCTGCAGACGCCCTTCGGCGCTCTGGTGCCGCCAAACATCACGCCGGACAGGGAAACCGGCATCGGCAACTGGAGCGAAGCCGATTTCATCCGCATGATGAAGACCGGCACCGGTCACAATGGCATCAGGCTTTATCCGGCCATGCCCTATCCGGCCTATAGCAAGATGTCGGATAGAGATCTCTCCGACATGTGGGCCTATCTGACGACATTGCAGCCGGTGAAGAACAAGGTCCTCGCAAACCAGCTGCCCTTTCCGCTCAATATCCGGCTATCCATGTGGGGGTGGAACCTCCTCAATTTCGATCCGGCACCTTTCGTGCCGGACGAAAAGCAGACGGCCGAGTGGAACCGTGGCGCCTATCTCGTCCAGGGGCCGGGACATTGCGCGACATGCCATTCGCCGAAATCCTTCCTCGGGGCGGATAAGGATTCTCAGTTCCTGCAGGGGGCCTCACTGCAGGGCTGGTATGCGCCGAACATCACCGGCGATCCGCATATCGGCATCGGCGCCTGGAGCGAGGATGAGATCGTCACCTATCTGAAAACGGGCTCGACGGATAAGACGATCGCCTCCGGACCTATGGCAGAGGCCGTCGCACAGTCGACCTCGCAGATGAAGGATGCCGACCTGAAGGCGATTGCGGTCTATCTGAAGAGCCTTTCAGCGGGTTCGTCGGATAAGCCGGCGCCGCTGAAGGCGGATGACGGGCGTATGGTGGCAGGCGCCGCAATCTATCACGACACCTGTTCCGCGTGCCATGGCATGAATGGAAAGGGTGCCATGCCGCTGTTTCCGGCGTTGGCTGGCAACAGCCTTGTCCAGCAGCCAAGTGCGGAAACGCTTGCCCATGTCGTTCTGGCGGGAAGCCAGGGCGCTTATACCTCGTCCAAGCAAACGACCCCGGCCATGCCGTCCTTTGCCTGGAGGCTCAATGATCAACAGGTCAGCGACGTGCTGACTTATGTCCGCAACAGCTGGGGCAATGCGGCTGCCCCCGTCAGCGCGGGCGATGTCAGCAATATAAGAGGAAATGCTCAGGACTAG
- a CDS encoding ROK family transcriptional regulator, with the protein MKTISGTNLEQAKSHNRRVVIEAIRTNGPMSRAAIARMTALTTQTVSNIVEELARSHLLIAMEAQKIARGQPITPYMINPAGAYSIGLELGRQRAAGVLTDLSGTVCARIECHVDRPGPTEAMPILAQIVKDLQEAFSFDRDRLLGVGIALPGRYADGGVTSLSPLNLPGWQDFPVASKLERLIDLPVLVENDATAAAIGERLYGVARGLGSFVYLFLAGDGGIGAGMFLDGHLYKGSRANAGEIGHIIVEPHGRLCTCGKRGCLDRYVSPSVAYECLGIEDAQELNPDELDTMIAANSHGLQIWLEQAVQPLRQTIDFLELAFDPQTIVLGGSAPTSLMIGLAERMEPLHIPVNPTEKRTIPRLMIGATGKDTAILGAAALPIFSETNPQFDVLQKPLTHRAVMG; encoded by the coding sequence ATGAAGACCATCTCAGGCACGAATCTCGAACAGGCCAAATCTCACAACCGGCGCGTCGTGATCGAAGCTATCCGCACCAATGGTCCGATGTCGCGCGCAGCCATTGCCCGCATGACGGCGCTGACCACGCAGACAGTTTCGAACATCGTCGAGGAACTCGCGCGTTCACATCTCCTGATCGCAATGGAGGCGCAGAAAATCGCCCGCGGTCAGCCAATTACTCCCTACATGATCAATCCGGCCGGCGCCTACTCGATCGGCTTGGAACTTGGTCGTCAGCGGGCAGCCGGCGTGCTCACCGATCTGTCCGGAACGGTCTGCGCCCGCATCGAATGCCATGTCGACAGGCCGGGACCGACCGAGGCGATGCCGATCCTTGCTCAGATCGTCAAGGATCTGCAGGAAGCCTTCTCCTTTGATCGCGATCGGCTGCTCGGCGTCGGTATCGCCTTGCCCGGACGCTATGCCGATGGCGGCGTGACGTCGCTGAGCCCGCTCAACCTGCCGGGCTGGCAGGATTTCCCTGTTGCGAGTAAACTCGAACGGCTTATCGATCTGCCCGTGCTCGTCGAAAACGATGCCACGGCAGCAGCGATCGGTGAGCGGCTCTATGGCGTTGCCCGTGGCCTTGGCAGCTTCGTCTATCTCTTTCTTGCGGGTGACGGCGGCATCGGGGCCGGTATGTTCCTCGACGGCCATCTCTACAAGGGCAGCCGCGCCAATGCCGGCGAAATCGGCCACATCATCGTCGAGCCGCATGGCAGGCTCTGCACCTGCGGCAAGCGTGGTTGCCTCGATCGCTATGTCTCGCCGTCCGTCGCCTATGAATGTCTTGGCATCGAAGATGCGCAGGAGCTGAACCCGGATGAGCTGGATACGATGATCGCAGCCAACAGCCACGGCCTGCAGATCTGGCTGGAACAGGCGGTGCAGCCGCTGCGCCAGACGATCGATTTCCTCGAACTGGCCTTCGATCCGCAAACGATCGTGCTTGGCGGCAGTGCGCCGACATCCCTCATGATCGGACTGGCCGAACGCATGGAGCCGCTGCACATTCCGGTGAATCCGACGGAAAAGCGAACCATTCCTCGCCTGATGATCGGCGCGACCGGCAAGGATACCGCCATTCTGGGCGCGGCTGCCTTGCCGATCTTCTCAGAGACCAACCCTCAATTCGATGTCCTGCAGAAACCGCTGACTCATCGCGCCGTCATGGGTTAG
- a CDS encoding ABC transporter ATP-binding protein — protein sequence MSDNLLEIEHLNIDYLLDKGDFRAVKDVSFNIGRGEIFGLAGESGCGKSTIAYAITRLSKAPAWISGGSIRLDGQDLLKMPESDLQKIRWKRIGMVFQSAMNSLNPLMRVEAQFHDVLHRHTGCSRQESRARAEEMFKLVGIPSHRVGDYPHQFSGGMRQRIVIAICLALRPELIIMDEPTTALDVVVQREILEQVLDLQQTYGFSVLFITHDLHLMAQLCHRIGVMLKGELVEVGDVAQVSQSPVHEYTRKLWNAIPQLPASAHSLGVFA from the coding sequence ATGAGCGACAATCTGCTTGAGATCGAACACCTCAACATCGATTACCTGCTCGACAAGGGCGATTTCCGTGCCGTGAAGGACGTATCTTTCAATATCGGTCGCGGCGAGATCTTCGGCCTTGCCGGCGAATCCGGCTGCGGTAAGAGCACGATCGCCTATGCGATCACAAGGCTATCGAAGGCGCCGGCCTGGATCAGCGGCGGTAGCATCAGGCTTGATGGGCAGGATCTGCTCAAGATGCCGGAAAGCGATCTCCAGAAAATTCGCTGGAAGCGCATCGGCATGGTGTTCCAGAGCGCCATGAATTCGCTCAATCCGCTGATGCGGGTCGAGGCGCAGTTCCACGACGTGCTGCATCGCCACACCGGATGTTCGCGTCAGGAATCGCGTGCCCGCGCCGAAGAGATGTTCAAGCTGGTCGGTATTCCTTCGCATCGCGTCGGCGATTATCCGCATCAGTTTTCCGGCGGCATGCGACAGCGCATCGTTATCGCCATCTGCCTGGCGCTACGTCCTGAACTCATCATCATGGACGAACCGACGACGGCGCTCGATGTCGTCGTGCAGCGAGAGATCCTGGAGCAGGTGCTCGACCTGCAGCAGACCTATGGCTTCTCGGTGCTGTTCATCACCCACGACCTGCATCTGATGGCCCAGCTTTGCCATCGTATCGGCGTCATGCTGAAGGGCGAGCTGGTCGAGGTCGGCGATGTCGCTCAGGTCAGCCAATCGCCCGTTCACGAGTACACGCGCAAGCTCTGGAATGCCATCCCGCAGCTTCCGGCCAGCGCCCATTCTCTCGGAGTTTTCGCATGA
- a CDS encoding GMC family oxidoreductase — MTKILPRKDVVIVGLGWTGAILAHELTEQGLDVLAIERGPWRDTATDFNIGYVRDELRYSIRRDLFLQPRVEAMTMRNNLSQTALPMRDYGSFLPGNGVGGAGVHWNGHTWRFWDSDFRIKSNLTQRYGAARVDGLQLQDWGVTGEELEPFYDRFEYLAGISGKAGNIKGQIQEGGNPFEDPRARDYPLPPMQMSYAPSLFADAARKLGYHPFPTPSANLSEAYINPLGIAMGECTLCGFCERFGCANYSKASAQTTILPVLMKKKNFELRTDSEVLRIDLDGSGKMAKGVTYVDTSGEEFFQPADMVLLCAYGLHNVRLMLLSGIGKPYDPNSGEGVVGRNYCYQTNAGMQVFFDDKNFNPFIAAGALGQTVDDFNGDAFDHGSVDFVGGAGINCIPTHGRPIAMRPVPPGTPRWGSKWKAATVQGYKSTMTYSSQGSSYPTQGNYLDLDPTYKDRFGRPLLRITFDFPVNDLKMSNYVSDRMEDIAKALGGRQYNSARRKKGWDSVPYQSTHNTGGAIMGADPKTSAVNRYLQNWDVPNLFVIGASAFAHNAGKNPTGTVGALAFVAADAIRNTYLRNPGAPLVSA, encoded by the coding sequence ATGACAAAGATACTTCCCCGTAAAGACGTCGTCATCGTTGGTCTCGGTTGGACCGGCGCCATACTGGCTCATGAGCTCACCGAACAGGGATTGGATGTTCTTGCGATCGAGCGCGGACCCTGGCGCGACACAGCGACCGATTTCAACATCGGCTATGTCCGGGACGAGCTGCGCTACAGCATCCGCCGCGATCTTTTCCTGCAGCCGCGCGTCGAGGCCATGACGATGCGCAACAATCTCTCGCAGACGGCCCTGCCGATGCGCGACTACGGTTCCTTCCTGCCGGGCAATGGCGTCGGCGGCGCGGGCGTTCACTGGAACGGCCACACCTGGCGCTTCTGGGACAGCGACTTCCGCATCAAAAGCAACCTGACGCAGCGCTATGGTGCAGCCAGGGTTGACGGCCTGCAGCTTCAGGATTGGGGCGTGACGGGTGAGGAGCTGGAGCCTTTCTACGACAGGTTCGAATATCTGGCCGGCATTTCCGGAAAAGCTGGAAACATCAAGGGGCAGATTCAGGAGGGTGGCAATCCCTTCGAGGATCCGCGTGCACGGGATTATCCGTTGCCGCCGATGCAGATGAGCTATGCGCCAAGCCTTTTTGCCGACGCAGCGCGCAAGCTCGGTTACCACCCGTTCCCGACTCCGTCGGCGAACTTGTCGGAGGCCTACATCAATCCGCTTGGGATCGCGATGGGCGAATGTACCCTTTGCGGCTTCTGCGAACGCTTCGGCTGCGCCAACTATTCCAAGGCCAGCGCGCAGACGACGATCCTGCCCGTCCTGATGAAAAAGAAGAATTTCGAGCTGCGCACGGACAGCGAAGTGCTGCGCATCGATCTCGACGGTTCCGGCAAGATGGCCAAGGGTGTCACCTATGTCGACACGTCGGGCGAGGAGTTTTTCCAGCCGGCCGATATGGTGCTGTTATGCGCCTACGGCCTTCACAATGTGCGCCTGATGCTATTGTCCGGCATCGGCAAGCCCTATGATCCGAATAGCGGTGAGGGCGTGGTCGGGCGCAACTATTGCTATCAGACCAACGCCGGCATGCAGGTCTTCTTCGACGACAAGAATTTCAATCCGTTCATCGCCGCCGGCGCGCTCGGCCAGACGGTTGACGATTTCAATGGCGATGCCTTCGATCATGGTTCCGTCGATTTTGTCGGCGGTGCCGGCATCAACTGTATCCCGACCCATGGCCGGCCGATCGCCATGCGTCCTGTGCCCCCCGGCACGCCGCGTTGGGGATCGAAATGGAAGGCAGCGACCGTCCAGGGCTACAAGAGCACCATGACCTATAGTTCGCAGGGTTCGAGCTATCCGACGCAGGGCAATTATCTCGATCTCGATCCGACCTACAAGGATCGTTTCGGACGGCCATTGCTGCGCATCACCTTCGATTTTCCGGTCAATGATCTGAAGATGTCCAATTATGTTTCCGATCGCATGGAGGATATCGCCAAGGCGCTCGGAGGACGACAATACAACAGTGCCCGCCGCAAGAAGGGCTGGGATTCGGTGCCCTATCAGAGCACGCATAATACCGGCGGCGCGATCATGGGGGCCGATCCGAAAACCAGTGCGGTCAACCGTTACCTGCAGAACTGGGATGTGCCGAACCTGTTCGTCATCGGTGCCTCCGCCTTTGCGCATAATGCAGGCAAGAACCCGACGGGAACGGTCGGCGCCTTGGCCTTTGTCGCAGCCGACGCAATTCGTAACACATATCTGCGCAACCCCGGTGCTCCCCTGGTGTCGGCATGA
- a CDS encoding GNAT family N-acetyltransferase, translated as MDYLVNLSTLPIDTQSPERMAKADVTIRRALPPELRVITGWVAEHFSQGWASETTVAMSRQPPTCFIATRNQELVGFACHEATARGFFGPTGVDESVRGLGIGRALLFACLNDQKAMGYAYTVIGDVGPSEFYEKTVGAMQIPNSEPGIYAGMLKL; from the coding sequence TTGGATTACCTGGTCAATCTATCGACGCTCCCGATCGACACGCAGTCGCCCGAGCGCATGGCGAAGGCTGATGTCACCATCCGGCGTGCGCTGCCGCCGGAACTGCGTGTTATCACCGGCTGGGTGGCTGAGCATTTCAGCCAGGGCTGGGCAAGCGAGACGACGGTGGCGATGAGCCGCCAGCCGCCGACATGCTTCATCGCCACGCGCAATCAGGAGCTTGTCGGCTTTGCCTGCCACGAGGCGACGGCGCGCGGCTTCTTCGGCCCGACCGGTGTCGACGAAAGCGTTCGCGGCCTCGGCATCGGCCGTGCGCTGCTCTTTGCCTGCCTCAACGATCAGAAGGCCATGGGCTACGCCTATACCGTCATCGGTGATGTCGGCCCGTCGGAATTCTACGAGAAGACGGTCGGCGCAATGCAGATCCCCAATTCCGAGCCCGGCATCTATGCCGGCATGCTCAAGCTTTGA
- a CDS encoding ABC transporter ATP-binding protein — MKPQIQAVTAEPIIRLDDIQRHFGSVHALKSVSFSLFAGKALALVGESGCGKTTCARIIARLDKPTAGRLLFRGQDRTARGSGKDERMYRKDVQMVFQDPFSSLNPAFTINHHIARPLQLHGRDKPKAERDEDIAKLLESVGLDPLVTRQKFPHELSGGQRQRVNIARALAVSPSVLVADEPTSMLDVSIRKDILDLLAQVKRENDLAMLYITHDIATAAHVAEEIVVMFAGQMVEWGESNAVLASPKHPYTQLLLSAVPDGGRRFVTGGSARFLEQAEKIRALSRPISTEVEQIGPNHFMRALVATN; from the coding sequence ATGAAACCGCAGATACAGGCTGTGACTGCAGAACCCATCATCCGGCTTGATGATATCCAACGCCACTTTGGCTCCGTGCATGCGTTGAAGAGCGTTTCCTTCTCGCTGTTTGCGGGAAAGGCATTGGCGTTGGTCGGCGAATCCGGCTGCGGCAAGACCACCTGCGCCCGCATCATCGCCCGGCTCGACAAGCCGACTGCCGGCCGGCTGCTGTTCCGTGGTCAGGACCGCACGGCGCGCGGTTCGGGCAAGGACGAGCGGATGTACCGCAAGGACGTCCAGATGGTCTTTCAGGACCCGTTCTCGTCGCTCAACCCGGCCTTCACGATCAACCATCACATCGCAAGGCCGCTGCAGCTGCATGGTCGGGACAAGCCAAAGGCCGAGCGGGATGAGGATATAGCGAAGCTGCTTGAAAGCGTCGGTCTCGATCCCTTGGTGACCCGCCAGAAGTTTCCGCACGAACTCTCCGGCGGTCAGCGTCAGCGCGTCAATATCGCCCGCGCGCTTGCGGTTTCTCCGAGCGTGTTGGTGGCGGATGAGCCGACCTCGATGCTCGACGTCTCGATCCGCAAGGATATTCTCGACCTGCTGGCACAGGTGAAGCGGGAAAACGATCTCGCCATGCTCTACATCACCCACGATATCGCAACGGCAGCTCATGTCGCAGAGGAGATCGTGGTCATGTTCGCCGGCCAGATGGTCGAGTGGGGCGAGAGCAATGCCGTGCTCGCCAGTCCGAAACATCCCTACACGCAGCTTCTGCTTTCGGCGGTGCCGGATGGCGGCCGCAGGTTCGTGACCGGCGGCAGCGCTCGCTTTCTCGAGCAGGCGGAGAAGATCCGCGCGCTCAGCCGACCGATCTCGACCGAGGTCGAGCAGATCGGTCCCAATCATTTCATGCGTGCGCTCGTCGCAACGAATTAG
- a CDS encoding gluconate 2-dehydrogenase subunit 3 family protein — MSEICPKRLSRRHFLSSVALTVLAGSAGPVLARSYQGGNLPWTSYAADPPRQVMPGGWKFFTEREARTIEAIADRMIPADSLSIGGKEAGCAVYLDRQLAGAYGNSSRLYTQGPFLPGLPTQGYQGADNPAQIYRKGLAAVDAYLKQNKSGKAFADLSPEEQDGFLTDLEAGKIKLDGNVDGKALFNVILGNVMEGFFADPVYGGNKDMASWKMLGFPGARYDYRDHVSKFNEPYPHPPISIASQPFWAEK, encoded by the coding sequence GTGTCTGAAATCTGTCCCAAGCGCCTGTCGCGGCGCCATTTCCTTTCCTCTGTTGCGTTGACTGTCCTTGCCGGAAGCGCCGGCCCGGTATTGGCGCGATCATATCAGGGCGGCAATCTTCCCTGGACCTCCTATGCGGCCGATCCGCCAAGGCAGGTGATGCCGGGTGGCTGGAAATTCTTCACCGAGCGGGAGGCGCGTACCATCGAGGCGATCGCGGATCGGATGATCCCGGCAGACAGCCTCAGCATTGGCGGCAAGGAAGCGGGTTGTGCCGTTTATCTCGACCGTCAGCTGGCGGGGGCTTACGGCAATTCCAGTCGGCTCTATACGCAGGGACCGTTCCTGCCCGGCTTGCCGACGCAAGGCTATCAGGGTGCAGATAATCCCGCGCAGATTTACCGCAAGGGTCTGGCGGCGGTCGATGCCTATCTGAAGCAGAACAAGAGTGGCAAGGCCTTCGCCGACCTTTCCCCGGAAGAGCAGGACGGCTTCCTGACGGATCTGGAGGCAGGCAAGATCAAGCTCGACGGCAATGTCGACGGCAAGGCCTTGTTCAATGTCATCCTCGGCAATGTCATGGAGGGATTTTTCGCCGATCCAGTCTATGGCGGCAACAAGGACATGGCCTCATGGAAGATGCTGGGTTTCCCCGGCGCTCGATACGATTATCGCGACCATGTCAGCAAGTTCAACGAGCCCTATCCGCATCCGCCGATTTCCATTGCAAGCCAGCCGTTCTGGGCGGAAAAATAG